In a single window of the Rhodospirillales bacterium genome:
- a CDS encoding zinc-binding dehydrogenase, giving the protein MIALSDFSFRAGSAARRRRRNSPSDSAAISTACWRRRSTFQLRSSAAVRSSERETINYRTDPDWDRRVKALTGGDGCDHIVELAGTLERSIRAARIGATLSLIGVLAGARSEVTLPLVVMRNLRLQGVTVGSRDDFEDMARAIERHHIQPVIDHTFGFDAVQDAFAHFEAQRHFNKVCIRISE; this is encoded by the coding sequence GTGATCGCTCTGTCCGATTTTTCTTTCCGAGCTGGATCGGCGGCCCGGCGACGCCGGAGAAACTCGCCCTCAGACTCGGCGGCGATATCGACGGCATGCTGGCGCAGAAGGTCTACCTTCCAGCTGCGGTCGTCTGCCGCGGTACGCTCATCTGAGCGAGAGACGATCAACTACCGGACCGATCCCGACTGGGATCGCCGGGTGAAGGCCCTGACCGGCGGCGACGGGTGCGATCACATCGTCGAGCTTGCCGGCACGCTGGAGCGCTCAATCCGCGCCGCCCGCATCGGCGCCACGCTCAGCCTCATCGGCGTGCTCGCCGGCGCGCGAAGCGAAGTGACGCTGCCGCTGGTCGTCATGCGCAACCTGCGCCTGCAGGGTGTTACTGTCGGATCGCGCGACGACTTCGAAGACATGGCGCGGGCAATCGAGCGGCACCATATCCAACCGGTGATCGATCACACCTTTGGCTTCGATGCGGTGCAGGACGCTTTCGCCCACTTCGAGGCCCAGCGTCACTTCAACAAAGTCTGCATCCGCATCAGCGAGTGA
- a CDS encoding helix-turn-helix transcriptional regulator: MIVPLDDALDGRAPDGPAALLFIGDPERPATFDQTRIARLYGLSRAESRVAALLASGYRLEQVAESLGIAYETVRKHLKQIFSKTGTYRQAELVRMLVTGPAGLAI, encoded by the coding sequence ATGATCGTGCCGCTCGACGATGCGCTCGACGGGCGCGCTCCGGACGGACCGGCTGCCCTGCTGTTCATCGGCGATCCGGAGCGGCCGGCGACGTTCGACCAGACGCGCATCGCGCGGCTGTACGGGCTGAGCCGTGCCGAATCACGGGTGGCGGCGTTGCTCGCCAGCGGCTACCGGCTGGAGCAGGTGGCTGAATCGCTCGGCATCGCCTACGAGACGGTGCGCAAGCACCTAAAGCAGATATTCAGCAAGACCGGCACCTACCGCCAAGCGGAACTGGTGCGCATGCTGGTGACCGGACCCGCGGGCCTGGCGATCTGA
- the rnr gene encoding ribonuclease R, with protein MSPGSARPAPFPTREQLIDFVRSAESRVGKREIARAFRLDADQKLQLKKVLKDLEKDGAIGRATGRRYQDPGVLPSVCVIEIADIDVDGEMTARPFNWTEGAPPLIRVSPDRRSRSALAPGDRVLARMRETSPGSYEARPMRRLTAAADRTLGVVTVVGESLRIVPVDKRAHGEFLLAADATAGAQPGELVWAEVQPGRPLGLKQARVVERLGPTMGPKTISLITIHDHDIPHRFAPDALDEATSAGPASMSGRTDLRRVPLITIDGADARDFDDAVWAEPDPEPTNDGGWHLLVAIADVAHYVRPGSPLDRAALERGNSVYFPDRVVPMLPHELSNGWCSLVPREDRPCLAAHLWIDAQGSLLRHRFERAMMRSAARLTYEQVQAARDGQPDDVTGPLAGPVLEPLYGAFSALEHARRARGVLELDVQERQVLIGADGDVAGIRLRARLDSHKLIEEFMIAANVAAAEALEERKLPVIYRVHDQPSREKLESLRDFLKTLNLAFARGQVVRSRDFNRILEQVVGRPEARLVNDVVLRSQAQAAYDPTNIGHFGLALRRYCHFTSPIRRYADLLVHRALIALLHAGDDGLRGDGADFPRIAEHISGTERRAAAAERDAVDRFTAAFLAERVGASMPGRISGVTRFGLFITLDESGADGLVPISTLPDDYYVHDEASHRLIGRAHGLAFRLGDRVETRLIEANPLTGGILLELMGGIREPNRRGGRPPKVSRSPKTSRPVRRRR; from the coding sequence CTGAGCCCCGGCTCCGCCAGGCCCGCGCCGTTTCCAACCCGCGAACAGCTCATCGACTTCGTCCGCAGCGCCGAGAGCCGCGTGGGAAAGCGCGAGATCGCCCGCGCCTTCCGCCTGGATGCCGATCAGAAGCTGCAGCTCAAAAAAGTGCTCAAGGACCTGGAGAAAGACGGCGCGATCGGCCGCGCGACCGGGCGGCGATATCAGGACCCCGGGGTGTTGCCGAGCGTGTGCGTCATCGAGATCGCCGACATCGACGTCGACGGCGAGATGACGGCGCGGCCGTTCAACTGGACCGAGGGCGCGCCACCCTTGATCCGCGTCTCCCCTGACCGGCGCAGCCGCTCAGCCCTGGCGCCCGGCGATCGCGTGCTCGCGCGCATGCGCGAAACCTCCCCCGGCAGCTATGAAGCGCGGCCGATGCGCAGGCTCACCGCGGCTGCCGATCGGACCTTGGGCGTGGTCACGGTCGTCGGCGAGAGCCTACGCATCGTGCCGGTCGACAAGCGTGCCCACGGTGAGTTCCTGCTGGCGGCGGATGCCACGGCGGGCGCGCAGCCGGGCGAACTCGTCTGGGCCGAAGTGCAGCCTGGCCGGCCGCTGGGCCTCAAGCAGGCGCGCGTCGTCGAGCGCCTCGGTCCAACGATGGGGCCGAAGACGATCTCACTGATCACCATCCACGATCACGATATCCCGCACCGCTTCGCGCCGGACGCGCTGGACGAGGCAACGTCCGCCGGTCCGGCATCGATGTCGGGGCGCACCGATCTGCGGCGCGTTCCACTGATAACGATCGACGGCGCCGATGCGCGCGACTTCGACGACGCCGTCTGGGCCGAGCCCGACCCTGAACCGACCAACGACGGCGGCTGGCACCTGCTCGTCGCCATCGCCGACGTCGCCCACTACGTGCGGCCCGGCAGCCCACTCGACCGGGCCGCGCTCGAACGTGGCAACTCCGTCTACTTTCCCGACCGGGTCGTCCCGATGCTGCCGCACGAGCTGTCGAACGGCTGGTGCTCGCTGGTTCCGCGCGAGGATCGGCCATGTCTCGCCGCCCATCTTTGGATCGACGCACAAGGCTCCCTCCTGCGCCACCGCTTCGAACGGGCGATGATGCGCTCGGCCGCGCGCCTGACCTACGAGCAAGTGCAGGCGGCACGCGACGGCCAACCGGACGACGTGACCGGGCCGCTCGCCGGGCCGGTCCTGGAGCCGCTCTACGGTGCCTTCAGCGCCCTGGAGCACGCCCGGCGCGCCCGCGGCGTGCTCGAACTCGACGTTCAGGAGCGCCAGGTCCTGATCGGAGCCGACGGCGACGTCGCCGGCATCCGCCTTCGCGCCCGCCTCGACAGCCACAAGCTGATCGAAGAGTTCATGATCGCCGCCAACGTCGCCGCCGCGGAGGCGCTGGAAGAACGCAAGCTGCCGGTGATATACCGGGTGCATGACCAACCGTCACGGGAGAAGCTCGAGAGCCTTCGCGATTTTCTCAAGACCCTCAACCTCGCGTTCGCCCGTGGCCAGGTCGTTCGCTCGCGCGACTTCAATCGCATCCTCGAGCAAGTCGTCGGCCGGCCGGAAGCACGTCTCGTCAACGACGTCGTTCTGCGCAGTCAGGCGCAGGCGGCCTACGATCCAACGAACATCGGCCATTTCGGTCTCGCGCTTCGCCGCTACTGTCACTTCACCTCGCCGATCCGCCGTTATGCCGACCTGCTCGTCCACCGGGCCCTGATCGCGCTGCTGCATGCCGGCGACGACGGGCTCAGGGGCGATGGCGCGGATTTTCCCCGCATCGCCGAACACATTTCAGGCACCGAACGGCGAGCGGCAGCGGCCGAGCGCGATGCCGTCGACCGGTTCACGGCGGCGTTTCTCGCCGAGCGCGTCGGCGCGTCGATGCCGGGGCGGATCAGCGGCGTAACCCGCTTCGGGTTGTTCATAACCCTTGATGAGTCCGGCGCCGACGGCCTCGTTCCGATCAGCACCCTGCCCGACGATTACTACGTCCACGATGAGGCGTCGCACCGTTTGATTGGTCGGGCGCATGGGCTCGCCTTTCGTCTTGGCGATCGCGTCGAGACGCGATTGATCGAGGCCAATCCGCTCACCGGCGGTATCCTGCTCGAACTTATGGGTGGAATCCGCGAACCGAACCGGCGCGGGGGGCGCCCCCCCAAGGTGTCACGCTCCCCGAAGACGTCACGCCCGGTGCGTCGGCGCCGCTAA
- the dprA gene encoding DNA-protecting protein DprA — protein sequence MSDRAMPSLSETERLDRLRLIRSENVGPITFRRLIERYGSAGEALAALPDLARRGGRRGSVRICPPARAQAEMESLRACGARLIICGDADYPPLLAAIDDAPASVALIGDAGLLTAAAMAVVGSRNASLNGRHTAAELARDLGAAGFVVVSGLARGIDGEAHRAALPYGTIAVLAGGVDVCYPQEHQDLYARIKESGAIIAEAPPGMAPQARHFPRRNRLISGLARGVVVVEANLRSGSLITARMAGEQGREVFAVPGSPRDPRARGCNELIRHGATLTESIADILAVLPAPAAPRIPRPAAMASDASRPPIAVAPASTPPPAHAKSPLRTGIDADPPDAARRAVAETLSPTPVAVDEIIRTCQLSPGLISTILLEWELAGRLERHPGNRVSLIT from the coding sequence ATGTCTGATCGCGCCATGCCCAGCCTCAGCGAAACCGAACGGCTCGACCGTCTGCGCCTGATCCGCAGCGAGAACGTCGGGCCGATCACCTTCCGCCGATTGATCGAACGCTATGGCTCGGCAGGCGAGGCCCTCGCCGCGCTGCCCGATCTCGCCCGGCGCGGCGGCCGGCGCGGCTCCGTGCGGATCTGCCCGCCCGCCCGGGCACAAGCGGAGATGGAGTCGCTCCGCGCTTGCGGTGCGCGGCTGATCATCTGCGGCGATGCCGACTACCCGCCCCTGCTGGCGGCGATCGACGATGCCCCGGCGAGCGTCGCGCTGATCGGCGACGCCGGCCTGCTCACCGCCGCCGCCATGGCCGTCGTCGGCAGCCGCAACGCCTCGCTGAACGGAAGGCACACAGCCGCGGAACTCGCCCGCGATCTCGGCGCCGCCGGCTTCGTCGTCGTTTCCGGCCTCGCCCGTGGCATCGACGGCGAAGCGCATCGCGCGGCGCTTCCCTACGGCACGATCGCGGTTCTGGCGGGCGGCGTCGACGTCTGCTATCCGCAGGAACATCAGGATCTTTACGCCCGCATCAAGGAGAGCGGGGCAATCATCGCCGAGGCACCGCCCGGCATGGCGCCCCAGGCGCGCCATTTCCCCCGCCGCAACCGGCTGATCTCCGGCCTCGCGCGCGGCGTCGTCGTCGTCGAGGCCAACCTGCGGTCCGGCTCGCTGATCACCGCGCGCATGGCCGGCGAGCAGGGGCGCGAGGTCTTCGCCGTCCCCGGCTCGCCGCGCGATCCGCGCGCGCGCGGTTGCAACGAGTTGATCCGCCACGGCGCCACCTTGACCGAATCCATCGCCGATATTCTGGCGGTTCTCCCGGCGCCGGCGGCGCCTCGCATACCGCGACCTGCGGCGATGGCGAGCGATGCGAGTCGCCCGCCGATCGCGGTCGCCCCCGCTTCGACGCCTCCGCCCGCCCATGCCAAGAGCCCGTTGCGAACGGGCATCGATGCGGATCCGCCCGACGCGGCGCGTCGGGCGGTTGCCGAAACGCTCTCGCCGACGCCGGTTGCGGTTGACGAAATCATCCGCACCTGCCAATTGTCGCCGGGCCTGATCTCGACAATTCTGTTGGAGTGGGAATTGGCGGGCCGCCTTGAGCGGCATCCGGGCAATCGCGTTTCGCTGATCACGTAA
- a CDS encoding META domain-containing protein, with amino-acid sequence MQSIGGRPAIDSPQSMLIFQSTTLLVGDGGCNTFSGAIGIEGGRMLIGPLASTRRACDDAIMAQEAALLSALESVRSFQANEQVLLLFGPAGTQTVALSRTPALLWARGRAQG; translated from the coding sequence GTGCAAAGCATCGGCGGGAGGCCGGCGATCGACAGCCCGCAATCGATGCTGATCTTCCAGAGCACCACCCTTCTCGTCGGCGACGGCGGCTGCAATACCTTCTCCGGCGCCATCGGCATCGAGGGCGGGCGCATGCTCATCGGCCCGTTGGCATCGACACGCCGGGCGTGCGACGACGCGATCATGGCTCAGGAGGCGGCGCTCTTGAGCGCGCTCGAAAGCGTACGGAGCTTCCAGGCCAACGAGCAGGTGCTGCTGCTGTTTGGCCCGGCGGGGACGCAGACGGTGGCGCTGTCGCGCACGCCGGCGCTGCTCTGGGCCCGGGGCCGGGCCCAGGGCTAG
- a CDS encoding organic hydroperoxide resistance protein produces MKIAYTTKASATGGRDGRAKTADGTLDVKLTTPKELGGGGGDGTNPEQLFACGYSACFLGALKFVDGKHKIRIPEDASVTATVGIGPRDDGEGFGIDVGLAIALPGIDKAQAEDLVAKAHIVCPYSHATRGNIDVRLTVV; encoded by the coding sequence ATGAAGATCGCATATACGACCAAGGCAAGCGCCACCGGCGGTCGCGATGGCCGCGCGAAGACCGCCGACGGCACGCTCGACGTCAAGTTGACGACGCCAAAGGAACTTGGCGGCGGCGGCGGCGACGGCACCAATCCTGAGCAGTTGTTCGCCTGTGGCTATTCCGCCTGCTTTCTCGGCGCGCTGAAGTTCGTCGATGGCAAGCACAAGATCCGCATTCCTGAAGACGCCTCGGTTACCGCCACCGTCGGCATCGGTCCGCGCGACGACGGCGAGGGTTTCGGTATCGACGTCGGCCTTGCCATCGCCCTGCCGGGGATCGACAAGGCGCAGGCTGAGGATCTCGTCGCCAAGGCCCACATCGTCTGCCCGTATTCGCATGCGACCCGCGGCAACATCGATGTCCGCCTCACCGTCGTCTGA
- a CDS encoding RidA family protein, with protein sequence MRAKIDERLAQLGIVLPTAALLAGSYLLSVFVGSQLIVSVNCRSKTAAPVAGASARRSASRRGRRPRACAVSICWFRPGQPGDGDLDRVRRVIRLGGFVQAGPGFSDHPKVINGASELMVERLRRPAGRHTRVSPSAHHPRQ encoded by the coding sequence ATGCGCGCGAAAATCGATGAACGACTGGCGCAATTGGGCATCGTTCTACCAACGGCTGCGTTACTGGCGGGATCGTACCTCCTGTCTGTATTTGTCGGCAGTCAGTTGATCGTCTCGGTCAATTGCCGATCGAAGACGGCAGCGCCCGTTGCGGGCGCATCGGCACGGAGGTCAGCGTCGAGGCGGGGTCGGCGGCCGCGCGCCTGTGCGGTCTCAATCTGCTGGTTCAGGCCCGGGCAGCCTGGTGACGGCGATCTCGACCGGGTGCGGCGGGTCATCCGCCTCGGCGGTTTCGTGCAGGCCGGCCCTGGCTTTAGCGATCACCCCAAGGTGATCAACGGCGCCTCCGAACTCATGGTCGAGCGTCTTCGGCGCCCGGCGGGGCGCCATACGCGCGTTTCGCCGTCGGCGCATCATCCTCGCCAATGA